A single Candidatus Liberibacter asiaticus DNA region contains:
- a CDS encoding UDP-N-acetylmuramoyl-L-alanyl-D-glutamate--2,6-diaminopimelate ligase, translated as MKLQDLIYKDFPELINQLSIFPMQWRERKINEVSSDSRHIQAGWIFVAIVGNKEDGHLFIPQAIAQGAEAIVVSSAYSLQDFSATIRSNTPILVVDNTRKFLSLFASRLYGKHPENILAVTGTSGKSSVASFVQQICQRSGLSSFQIGPTSTISSFAQDNRLTTPSPIYLAKALSYLSSQGVTHVSVEASSHGLDQHRLDGIKLIAGSFTNLGRDHIDYHQTQQAYFNAKMRLFEELLPKESPAIIYADDAYSKEVMKRAHNAGCRVLSVGYQGKFIHLKKVCAIHNKQQVTISVEGKDFDFLFPLPGEFQVYNALVAAGLCIAIGIDSALVLEHLEKLHVVPGRFEFVGTNSRGGRIYVDYAHTSNSLEMILKNIRTITSGRIIVVFGCGGDRDQGKRPIMGKIALDLADIAIVTDDNPRSEDPEKIRAEIIHGIPGFIEKGNRIEAIRTAIEMLNKQDVLVVAGKGHETVHIVTNGEKKMSVDCDIIREILGLIL; from the coding sequence TTGAAATTACAAGATCTGATATATAAAGATTTTCCAGAGCTTATAAATCAATTGTCGATTTTTCCAATGCAATGGAGGGAACGGAAGATCAATGAAGTTTCTTCAGATAGTCGCCATATTCAAGCAGGGTGGATATTTGTAGCGATTGTTGGGAATAAAGAAGATGGTCATCTTTTTATTCCACAAGCAATAGCGCAAGGTGCCGAAGCTATTGTCGTATCTTCTGCGTATTCATTACAAGATTTTTCAGCCACTATCAGGTCAAATACTCCAATTTTAGTCGTCGACAATACAAGAAAATTTCTCTCTCTTTTCGCCTCTAGATTATATGGCAAACACCCTGAAAACATCCTTGCGGTTACCGGTACTTCTGGAAAAAGTTCCGTGGCTTCTTTTGTGCAACAGATTTGTCAACGTTCTGGTCTATCATCCTTTCAAATTGGACCAACGAGTACTATTTCTTCTTTTGCACAAGATAATCGTTTAACTACTCCTAGTCCTATTTATCTAGCAAAAGCATTATCGTATCTTTCTTCTCAGGGTGTGACCCATGTATCTGTTGAGGCATCCAGTCATGGATTAGATCAACATAGATTAGATGGCATCAAGTTAATTGCGGGATCTTTTACAAACTTGGGACGTGATCATATCGATTACCATCAAACCCAACAGGCATATTTTAACGCTAAAATGCGTCTTTTTGAAGAATTGCTACCCAAGGAATCTCCTGCGATTATTTATGCAGATGATGCCTATTCCAAAGAAGTGATGAAACGTGCCCATAATGCAGGTTGTCGTGTGTTATCAGTAGGATATCAAGGAAAATTTATTCATCTTAAAAAAGTATGTGCAATCCATAATAAACAACAAGTTACTATATCTGTTGAAGGAAAGGATTTTGATTTTCTGTTTCCTCTTCCAGGAGAATTTCAAGTATATAATGCGTTAGTTGCCGCAGGATTATGTATTGCAATAGGAATAGATAGTGCCCTTGTCCTTGAACATTTAGAAAAATTGCATGTTGTTCCTGGACGTTTTGAGTTTGTTGGTACAAATTCCAGAGGTGGTAGAATTTATGTTGATTATGCTCATACTTCTAATTCGCTCGAGATGATTCTAAAAAACATTCGTACTATTACATCAGGTCGTATTATTGTGGTTTTTGGTTGTGGAGGAGATCGTGATCAAGGGAAACGCCCAATAATGGGGAAAATTGCCCTAGATTTGGCGGATATTGCTATTGTCACAGATGATAATCCACGTTCGGAAGATCCTGAAAAAATACGAGCTGAAATCATCCATGGTATTCCTGGTTTTATTGAAAAAGGAAATCGAATAGAGGCTATACGTACTGCTATAGAGATGCTCAATAAGCAAGATGTCTTAGTTGTGGCAGGTAAGGGACATGAGACAGTACATATTGTGACTAATGGGGAAAAAAAAATGTCTGTTGATTGTGATATTATACGTGAAATTTTAGGCTTAATTCTATGA
- the mraZ gene encoding division/cell wall cluster transcriptional repressor MraZ yields the protein MSRFLSNVTQKIDSKGRVSVPFVFRTILAQRCITDLYCFQDFFFPAISVGNSDLLEYFEQKIAEYNPFSIQANQLSLLVHGGGIFLKMDSEGRILMTDFIRVFTGIENEVTFVGRGNYFQLWNPQTFRKLQEESRNEYCRQLLQK from the coding sequence ATGAGCCGTTTTTTATCAAACGTAACGCAGAAAATAGATTCCAAAGGACGTGTTTCTGTTCCTTTTGTTTTTCGAACGATTTTAGCACAACGCTGTATTACCGATTTATATTGTTTCCAAGATTTTTTTTTCCCCGCGATTAGTGTTGGCAATAGTGATCTACTTGAGTATTTTGAGCAAAAAATAGCAGAATATAATCCATTTTCTATACAAGCTAATCAATTGTCCTTATTGGTGCATGGAGGGGGGATTTTCTTGAAAATGGATTCAGAAGGAAGAATCCTTATGACAGATTTTATTCGCGTATTCACGGGTATTGAAAATGAAGTTACTTTTGTGGGTAGAGGGAATTATTTTCAATTATGGAATCCGCAGACTTTTAGAAAATTACAAGAAGAATCAAGAAATGAATACTGCCGTCAACTATTACAAAAATGA
- a CDS encoding peptidoglycan D,D-transpeptidase FtsI family protein: MIFPFITVSQFRMFFSMGILHNHNMNMSHNSANISFRNMESGHNLCQKGCHMEDGQDLFQKRRRKVIAHSKNRIGMTIVVCLVIYIILAIRIIQYGNIHPEPIAPSMNIDEYGMSRPDIIDRNGEILATDIPTFSLYVEPHKVISPDEIIEKLQIVLPNLDSEMIRRKLSSETKFQWLRRKLSPQQQKRILSFGLPGVGFRLEKSRFYPAASHASHVVGYVDIDNRGITGIEKFLDMQGLTRVFTTNKGEKNLQPIRLALDLRIQNIVHQELVENKKKYNAESVGTVILNVSTGEVISMVSIPDYDPHEAFKGKKEGWFNRISYGIFEMGSIFKVFTIAMGIDSGLFTVKDLFDTRNPIKVGKHVIHDYHPQNRILTIPEIFRYSSNIGAAQIADAMGIQGHKEFLYRLGLLSKLETELPEIQAPSYPSQWKRIHSLTISFGHGLSTTPLQTAVAAAALINEGRLIPPTFMIRSREESEKVSRIVLKKNTVKTMRSLLREGVTGGSGRRAFVPGFEVGGKTGTAQKVIKKRYSDTLNFNSFLAVFPTTDPQYIVLSFMDSPKIKERNQLTAGINVAPMVGNIIRRSASMLGVKPVFLK, translated from the coding sequence ATGATTTTTCCTTTTATCACTGTATCACAGTTTCGAATGTTTTTCTCCATGGGTATATTGCATAACCATAATATGAATATGTCGCATAACAGTGCTAATATTTCTTTTCGGAATATGGAAAGCGGACATAATCTTTGTCAAAAAGGATGCCATATGGAGGATGGACAGGATCTTTTTCAAAAAAGACGTCGCAAGGTTATTGCACACAGCAAAAATCGCATTGGCATGACTATTGTTGTGTGTCTTGTTATATATATTATTCTTGCAATTAGAATAATACAATATGGTAACATACATCCTGAACCTATTGCTCCTTCAATGAATATTGATGAATACGGCATGTCACGTCCTGATATTATTGATAGAAATGGGGAAATATTAGCAACGGATATACCAACTTTTTCCCTTTATGTTGAACCACATAAGGTTATTTCTCCCGATGAGATTATAGAAAAACTGCAAATCGTATTACCGAATCTTGATTCTGAAATGATTCGCCGTAAATTATCATCTGAAACAAAATTTCAATGGTTGCGTCGTAAATTATCTCCACAACAGCAAAAACGTATTTTAAGTTTTGGATTGCCAGGAGTGGGTTTTCGTCTTGAAAAAAGTCGTTTTTATCCTGCTGCCTCTCATGCATCACATGTGGTTGGTTATGTGGATATCGATAATCGTGGTATTACTGGGATTGAAAAATTTCTTGATATGCAGGGATTGACTCGTGTTTTTACAACCAATAAAGGCGAGAAAAATCTTCAACCCATTCGATTAGCACTTGATTTGCGTATTCAAAATATAGTTCATCAAGAATTAGTGGAGAATAAGAAAAAATATAATGCGGAATCAGTAGGTACCGTGATTCTAAATGTTTCTACAGGAGAGGTCATTTCTATGGTCTCTATTCCTGATTACGACCCACATGAGGCATTTAAAGGAAAAAAAGAAGGATGGTTCAATCGTATTTCTTATGGAATATTTGAAATGGGATCAATTTTTAAGGTCTTTACCATTGCTATGGGGATTGATAGTGGCTTGTTTACAGTAAAAGATCTTTTTGACACCCGTAATCCCATTAAAGTAGGGAAACATGTTATTCATGATTATCATCCACAAAATCGTATTTTGACTATTCCGGAAATTTTCCGATATTCTTCTAATATCGGAGCAGCTCAAATTGCTGATGCTATGGGTATTCAGGGACACAAAGAATTTTTATATAGATTAGGTTTATTATCTAAACTAGAAACCGAATTACCTGAAATTCAAGCACCTTCTTATCCATCACAATGGAAAAGAATTCATTCGTTGACGATTTCTTTTGGGCATGGTCTTTCGACGACACCATTGCAAACAGCAGTTGCCGCTGCTGCTCTTATTAATGAAGGTAGATTGATCCCACCAACTTTTATGATCCGCAGCCGTGAAGAATCGGAGAAAGTATCGCGTATAGTTCTCAAAAAGAATACGGTAAAAACAATGCGTTCCTTATTGCGTGAAGGAGTGACAGGTGGTTCAGGAAGACGAGCATTTGTTCCAGGATTTGAGGTAGGAGGAAAAACTGGTACAGCTCAAAAAGTTATTAAAAAACGTTATTCAGACACATTGAATTTTAATTCTTTTCTAGCAGTTTTTCCTACAACTGATCCTCAGTATATTGTGTTGAGTTTCATGGATTCTCCAAAAATCAAAGAACGCAATCAGCTTACTGCTGGAATAAATGTAGCTCCTATGGTAGGGAATATCATTCGTAGATCTGCTTCAATGCTTGGTGTAAAACCCGTTTTTTTGAAATAA
- the ftsL gene encoding cell division protein FtsL — protein sequence MFKTLDFIILGVVLASITITYSIKHETEGKKEKLRILENKITSEQNYIDLLKAQWALLIQPDRIKDLVSLYQKELQLQATNPINLITYDDLARLKKHTLLPENRSNLPKRTVERRQHRKEIVQQQ from the coding sequence ATGTTCAAAACATTGGATTTCATTATACTCGGTGTTGTCCTTGCTTCTATAACAATTACGTATTCCATTAAACATGAAACAGAGGGGAAAAAGGAAAAACTAAGAATCCTAGAAAATAAAATTACCTCAGAACAAAATTATATTGATTTGCTAAAAGCTCAATGGGCGCTACTAATTCAACCTGATCGAATTAAAGATCTAGTCTCTCTTTATCAAAAAGAATTACAATTACAAGCAACTAATCCAATTAATTTAATTACTTATGATGATTTAGCGAGGTTAAAAAAGCACACTCTTTTGCCTGAAAATCGTTCTAATTTACCCAAGAGAACTGTAGAAAGGCGCCAACATCGAAAAGAAATTGTGCAACAACAATGA
- the rsmH gene encoding 16S rRNA (cytosine(1402)-N(4))-methyltransferase RsmH, with amino-acid sequence MESKSCKTMSSAIHHTIGDHVPVLLEKVIALLNPAPGKVILDATFGAGGYSRSFCKMGSNVIALDRDPFAVSCGQETMRDYKEQFSLFQATFSQLQDYVPDKGVDGVVFDLGVSSMQIDCGDRGFSFQKSGPLDMRMSCSGISASDVVNQANVKDLTRILGILGEEKQASRIAHAIVKRRQSAPFQTTQDLSSLIQKTVYFSKNNRIHPATRSFQALRIFVNNEIEELAQGLRSAEKALKAGGLLIVVSFHSLEDRLVKKFFASRSGKVMAVRHMIPSNAHPAVFQSITKKVVVPTQEDVAFNRRSRSAKLRAGMRTVERSIEDDSFVHLPRLPTLSQFRG; translated from the coding sequence ATGGAATCCAAATCTTGTAAAACGATGTCTTCGGCTATTCATCATACAATCGGTGACCATGTTCCTGTCCTTTTGGAAAAGGTTATAGCACTACTTAATCCTGCTCCAGGAAAGGTTATTTTGGATGCGACATTTGGTGCTGGGGGATACAGTCGTTCTTTTTGCAAAATGGGATCCAACGTCATTGCATTAGATCGTGATCCATTCGCAGTATCTTGTGGACAAGAAACCATGCGAGATTACAAAGAACAATTTTCTCTTTTTCAAGCAACTTTTTCTCAATTGCAAGATTATGTGCCAGATAAGGGCGTTGATGGTGTTGTCTTTGATCTAGGGGTATCATCCATGCAGATTGATTGTGGAGATCGAGGTTTTTCTTTTCAAAAGTCTGGTCCTTTAGATATGCGCATGTCTTGTTCTGGGATTTCAGCTTCTGATGTTGTCAATCAAGCTAATGTGAAAGATTTGACGCGTATTTTAGGAATTTTAGGAGAGGAAAAACAAGCCTCTCGCATTGCACATGCTATTGTAAAACGTCGTCAATCTGCTCCTTTTCAAACGACACAAGATTTATCTTCTCTCATCCAAAAGACTGTTTATTTTAGTAAGAATAACCGTATTCACCCTGCTACTCGTTCGTTTCAAGCATTGCGGATATTTGTTAACAATGAAATAGAAGAATTAGCGCAAGGCTTGCGATCCGCAGAAAAAGCACTCAAAGCTGGAGGGCTATTAATAGTTGTTTCTTTCCATTCTTTGGAAGATCGTCTTGTTAAAAAATTTTTTGCCAGTCGCTCAGGAAAAGTAATGGCTGTACGTCATATGATTCCTTCTAATGCTCATCCTGCCGTTTTTCAATCCATCACTAAAAAAGTGGTAGTACCGACTCAAGAGGATGTGGCCTTTAACAGACGTTCACGTTCTGCAAAATTACGTGCAGGAATGCGTACTGTAGAGCGATCAATAGAAGATGATTCCTTTGTACATTTGCCTCGGTTACCCACACTTTCTCAATTTAGGGGATGA
- a CDS encoding UDP-N-acetylmuramoyl-tripeptide--D-alanyl-D-alanine ligase, translating into MNPLWTFHDLLQAIQGHSIGIVPQGFVNGISIDSRSIAPQEAFFAIKGPHYDGHDFILHAVQKGAGLVVVNTDMVASIGSLSIPVFGVDDVLGALNKLAVAARLRSKATIIAITGSVGKTTTKEMLTIALSSIKKTYACIGSYNNHIGVPLTLARMPVDVDFGIFELGMSHLGEIRFLTHLVRPHIAVITTIAPAHLSNFSGIEEIASAKAEIFEGLEKTGTIFLNYDDSFFELLKAKSHALGIKTIYSFGKSKNADFQLRKWKQCSEQSWMEVQLQGKSMEVVHHGIGYHMAQNMLMTLGIVSILTADVDTAIKALSVFHPKEGRGKRYRCALNQGFFTLIDESYNANPASMKAAISVLSQISPHGEGRRIAVLGDMCEMGELSQSFHIDLAEVLSLYNISHVWLSGFHVLALKDALPRSIHVHYSETMDGLFLFIQSSLVDGDVVVVKSSNSCGFYRLINLLLEEFPAIQ; encoded by the coding sequence ATGAATCCTTTATGGACATTTCATGATTTGCTTCAGGCTATCCAAGGTCATTCGATTGGAATCGTCCCCCAAGGGTTTGTAAATGGAATTTCAATAGATAGCCGTTCTATTGCTCCTCAGGAAGCATTTTTTGCTATCAAGGGTCCTCATTATGATGGTCATGATTTCATCTTGCACGCAGTGCAAAAAGGTGCTGGTCTTGTGGTTGTCAATACAGATATGGTTGCGTCTATAGGATCATTATCTATTCCTGTTTTTGGTGTGGATGATGTTTTGGGTGCTTTAAACAAACTTGCGGTAGCTGCACGCCTTCGTTCTAAGGCGACAATTATTGCCATTACTGGTTCTGTTGGTAAAACTACTACGAAAGAAATGCTCACTATCGCCTTGTCGTCTATAAAGAAGACCTATGCTTGTATTGGTTCATATAATAATCATATTGGAGTTCCATTAACGTTAGCACGCATGCCTGTAGATGTAGATTTTGGGATTTTTGAACTAGGAATGAGCCATTTAGGTGAAATCCGTTTTTTAACACATTTAGTTCGTCCTCATATAGCGGTAATTACTACGATTGCTCCTGCGCACTTGAGTAATTTTTCAGGGATAGAAGAAATTGCATCTGCCAAAGCAGAAATTTTTGAGGGATTAGAAAAAACAGGGACTATTTTTCTGAATTATGATGATTCCTTTTTTGAACTTCTCAAAGCAAAGTCCCATGCTCTAGGAATAAAAACAATTTATTCTTTTGGCAAATCGAAAAATGCTGATTTCCAGCTGCGAAAATGGAAACAGTGTTCTGAACAGTCTTGGATGGAAGTACAATTACAAGGGAAATCAATGGAGGTAGTACACCATGGGATTGGATATCATATGGCGCAGAATATGCTCATGACATTAGGAATTGTATCAATTTTGACTGCTGATGTTGATACAGCTATTAAGGCACTTTCTGTTTTCCATCCTAAAGAAGGAAGAGGTAAGCGTTATCGTTGTGCGTTAAACCAAGGATTTTTCACTCTGATTGATGAAAGTTATAATGCTAATCCTGCTTCGATGAAAGCGGCAATATCTGTTTTATCTCAAATCTCTCCACATGGGGAAGGGCGTCGCATTGCGGTCCTTGGTGATATGTGTGAAATGGGAGAATTATCACAATCTTTTCATATCGATTTGGCAGAAGTGTTATCCTTATACAATATTTCGCATGTATGGTTAAGTGGTTTTCATGTATTGGCATTAAAGGATGCATTGCCTCGTAGTATTCATGTACACTATTCCGAAACAATGGATGGTCTTTTTTTGTTTATCCAATCATCTCTTGTGGATGGAGATGTTGTAGTGGTTAAATCTTCGAATTCCTGTGGATTTTATCGTCTTATCAATTTATTACTTGAGGAATTTCCTGCGATTCAATAA
- the mraY gene encoding phospho-N-acetylmuramoyl-pentapeptide-transferase — MFIQLADFSEYYIITHVLKYVTFRSSAAFFSAMLIVFAFGPKVIDCLRSLQEFRGQPVRVPNLPIHARKIDTPTMGGIIILMGLIGSSLLWADFSSLHVSIILLLTLSFGLVGFYDDYIKITTGDAGGLSGKVRILIEFIIAILAVCALLFYSNSTLLGIETKTSIVFPFFRDIILDMGLFFIPFAAFVIVATANAVNLTDGLDGLAIVPVMIASVAFSFIAYVAGNILLSHYLQVNFVPGVGELVVVISALIGAGIGFLWFNISPAVIFMGDTGSLALGAFIGGIAVSTKHEILLIIIGGLFVVETLSVIMQVGYFKMTKKRVFLMAPIHHHFEKKGWTENQIVIRFWIISFIFAVIGLLTLKMR; from the coding sequence ATGTTTATCCAGTTGGCTGATTTTTCAGAATATTATATTATCACTCATGTTTTAAAGTATGTTACTTTTAGATCTAGTGCGGCATTCTTCAGTGCTATGCTTATTGTTTTTGCCTTTGGGCCTAAGGTTATTGATTGTTTGCGTTCTCTCCAAGAATTTCGAGGGCAACCTGTTCGCGTTCCCAATTTGCCAATCCATGCTAGGAAAATTGATACTCCTACTATGGGTGGTATCATCATTTTGATGGGACTAATAGGATCATCTCTTTTGTGGGCTGATTTTTCTTCTCTTCATGTGAGTATTATTTTATTATTAACGTTAAGTTTTGGTTTAGTGGGTTTTTATGACGATTATATCAAAATCACCACAGGAGATGCAGGAGGGCTCTCGGGGAAAGTGAGGATTTTAATAGAGTTTATTATCGCTATATTGGCTGTTTGTGCTTTGCTTTTTTATTCGAATTCAACGCTCTTGGGTATAGAAACAAAAACTTCTATAGTTTTTCCTTTTTTTAGAGATATTATTCTAGATATGGGGCTATTTTTTATTCCTTTTGCTGCTTTTGTGATTGTCGCAACGGCTAATGCCGTTAATTTAACAGATGGACTCGATGGTTTGGCTATTGTGCCAGTTATGATTGCATCTGTTGCATTTTCGTTTATTGCTTATGTTGCGGGAAACATTTTATTATCACATTATTTACAGGTCAATTTTGTTCCGGGTGTAGGGGAATTAGTTGTTGTGATAAGTGCTCTTATTGGTGCAGGGATCGGTTTTTTATGGTTCAATATTTCCCCTGCAGTGATTTTTATGGGAGATACGGGGTCGCTAGCATTAGGTGCGTTCATTGGTGGAATTGCCGTTTCAACTAAACATGAAATACTATTGATTATCATTGGAGGATTATTCGTCGTTGAAACACTTTCTGTCATCATGCAGGTGGGTTATTTTAAAATGACTAAAAAACGTGTTTTTTTAATGGCTCCAATTCATCATCACTTTGAAAAAAAGGGCTGGACTGAAAACCAAATAGTGATTCGTTTCTGGATTATTTCTTTTATATTCGCTGTTATTGGGCTTTTAACTTTGAAAATGCGTTAA